The sequence CCAACATGGACGGGATGCAGTTGCTGAAGGAAGTAAAGCGGAACTACCAAGATCTCGATTTCATCATAATGACAGCGCACACATCGCAATATTCATTTATTGACGTTGTGGAATCAGGCGCGAACGATTACATAACCAAGCCTTTCAGCGTCGAAGAGCTCAAAGCGAAGATCGAGCGCGTCCTCCGCGAAAGGCAGACCATCATGGAACTCCTCGACAAGACGAAAAAGCTGGAGCTGGCATACACCGAAATTCTTCTGCTCAAGGATCAGGAGGAAAAAATCTGCACGGAGATCAATTACGAAAAGGAATTTCTTCAGGTCGAAATAGAAAAACTGAAGAATGATAACGCCAGGCTCAACGAAAAAATGAAGCACCTCGGAGGTAGAGAAAAACTCTGATGAGGCGTTTGCCCAGGCTCGGAGTCTTTCATTGCGAGGCCTAGCTGAAAACCATATCTTCCATAACTGACATCGGAAAATTCTCCGATTCTGCCGCCAGGAGCGGGAAAACATGCGGCTTTGTTCCTACGCTCGGCGCGCTTCATGAAGGCCATCTCTCACTTATAAAAAGAGCAAAGAGGGAAAATGACAAGGTCATCGTTTCCATCTTTGTAAATCCGCTCCAGTTCCGAAGCGATGGATACAGGAAATATCCGAGGGATCCGAAAGGTGACGCGGAAAAGTGCCGCAAGGCGGGGGTCGATCTCCTTTTTGCGCCGAATGCGGAGGAAATTTATCCCGACGGTTTTTCGGCTTCGCTGGAGCTCCCCGCGCTCTTCAAGGTTCTCAAGTTCCAAAAACTCGAGTGGCATTACCGCGGAATGTTGCTAATAGTGCTAAAATTTTTCAATATCGTCCGGCCCAGACGCGCTTATTTCGGCATGAAGGATCCCCATCAGCTGGCGCTTATCCGCAAAATGGTCGACGATCTGAATGTTCCGGTTGAAATAGTGCCCTGTCCTACCGTAAGAGAGAGGGACGGTCTGGCAAAATCGTCGCGAAATCTGCTATTGACCCCGGAGGAGAGAAAAGCTTTGCCGGTAGTCTATCGTGCCCTGAAAAGCGGGGCCGAGATAATGGCGTCAAAGGGGGCAAAAGGCGTTGATTCCGCTTTTGTGATAATGCGTGAAATTTTCAGGAGCGAACCGCTTGTAACGCTCCACGGTCTTGAGATCCTCTATGCCGATACACTTATGCCTGTCGGTTCCGAAGCTCACGGTGAAAAAGTGCGCGAAGCATTCTGTGCCGCGACCGTTTTTGCTGGGGGGAAGAGACTTACCGACAACGTTCGATTCAAGATAAAGCCGATTTGA comes from Nitrospinota bacterium and encodes:
- a CDS encoding response regulator; its protein translation is MIHKQEISALVVDDEEVLRQMVARVLKSMSIKADSAEDGLIALDKISHGRYDFVIADIRMPNMDGMQLLKEVKRNYQDLDFIIMTAHTSQYSFIDVVESGANDYITKPFSVEELKAKIERVLRERQTIMELLDKTKKLELAYTEILLLKDQEEKICTEINYEKEFLQVEIEKLKNDNARLNEKMKHLGGREKL
- the panC gene encoding pantoate--beta-alanine ligase; protein product: MGKFSDSAARSGKTCGFVPTLGALHEGHLSLIKRAKRENDKVIVSIFVNPLQFRSDGYRKYPRDPKGDAEKCRKAGVDLLFAPNAEEIYPDGFSASLELPALFKVLKFQKLEWHYRGMLLIVLKFFNIVRPRRAYFGMKDPHQLALIRKMVDDLNVPVEIVPCPTVRERDGLAKSSRNLLLTPEERKALPVVYRALKSGAEIMASKGAKGVDSAFVIMREIFRSEPLVTLHGLEILYADTLMPVGSEAHGEKVREAFCAATVFAGGKRLTDNVRFKIKPI